GGGGTGATCGATGGGCAGCTCGCTGGGATCTACGGCGAGTACGTGCTCCTCAAGCACACCTGGGGGCTGATGGTGCTGGTGGTGGCGTATCTCCTGATGCAGGAGAGCTCGCGCTGTCCGATCTCCATCTGGTGGCGCCGCTTCTTCGTGCGCGCCAAGGTCACCGCCGGCGTGGGGCGCATTGAGAACTACGGCTCACGCAGCGCGGTGCAGTACGCCACGACGGTGTGGGGCTTCTATCTCCTGCTGCTCTGGGCGTATGACGAAGTGGTGTTCGGCGTGCACGGCATCTTCACGACCGCCACGATGTTCGCGACGATCTCGGGCACCCTCTTTGTACTCTGGCGGCTGCACCAGCACCGCGGCTGGGGGCCGGCGATTCGCTACGCGATCGGCGCGATGATCGTGGCCTGGACGCCGCTCGAGATCGCCGGCAAGTGGAACCTGTTCACGCAGCCGTGGCTGCTGCTCGAGTCGACCAGCCTGCTGGTGTTCTTTGGCGGGTTGACGGTGGGGACGCTGTTGTTGGTGCGGGCGGCGCGGCGGCGGGTGGTGTTGAACTGATTGGTCGTGGGTATCGGGTTTTTGGTTGTGGGTGGTGGGTGTCCGATCGGTTTCGGCGGTTCGGGGTAGACTTCACCCATGGGTTTTCTCGATCGCCTGTTCCGCCGACCCGACGCGCCGCCACCGCTGGTGCTTCGCGGGGTGCCGATTCGTCTTACCAACACGCGCGCCGACATCGACGATGAGGCGGTGCTTGAGCGGCTCGACGAGGCGCTCGCGCTGATCGAGCGCTACGCGCCGGCGCGGTTGCGGCATCTGCAGCGCGACATCCGCGGGATCAAGGTCGAACGATTCGCCACACGCGGCGCGTACTTCCCGGGCGAGCGTACGGTGCTCACCGAACTCACCTTCCTCGCGCGCCGCGACATCTCCGCCGCGCCGGTGGCGAGCTCGATTCTTCACGAAGGCGTGCACGCGCGCGTCCATGCCTTCCGTACCCGCGTCCTTGGCGGCGTCGCCGACGGCGATGCGGCGCATGAAGAACGGGTGTGCCGCCGCGCCGAGCTCGCCTTTGGTCGCGCGCTCCCGCCGGAACTCGGTGCACCGGTGATCGAGCGCGCGCTCGCGTCGCTGGCGCTGGACGACGCGGGCGTTGCGCCGGTGGTGGATTGGGAGGAGGCGGGGAGGCGGGTGCGGGAGGCTGATGGGGGGTGAACTGCGTATACGGGGGGCGCATACGTACAGCGCATACGTGGGGCGCATACGTGATGCGCTCACCGCGCTCACCGCGGTGCCCGCTGGACGTATGCGCTGTACGTATGCGCCCCACGTATGCGCCCCACGTCTACGCAGTTAAAATCCAGCATGTCTTCCAGACGTACCTTCCTAAAGCTGACCGCCGGCTGCGCCGCGCACGTCTTCCTCAACGCGGCCTGCGCGCCGCGGCGGTCGCGATTGGCGTGGACGGCGCCGCAGGATCCGGTGGTGACCACCACGCCCTTCGCGCGGCTTGAGGCGATTGGGGCGGATGCGTGGGCGCTGATCTCCACGCCGCTGGGTGGTGATCGCACCACGTTTGCGAATGGCGGCATCATTGCCGGGCGCAGTGGGGTGGTCGTCGTGGAAGGGTTCTACAAGACGGCGGGCGCGGAGTGGCTGGCGCAGCAGGCGCGGGCGCTCACGGGGCGGTGGCCGACGCACGTGGTGCTCACGCACTACCATGTGGATCACGCGTCGGGGGTGGCGGGATTTGCAGATGGCGGTGCGATGCCGCGCGTGCATGCCACGGCGCCGACGCGTGCGCAGGCGTTGGGTGGCGGGCCGGTGGCGCCGGCCAAGGACGCGGCGCTCGAGCACGCGCTGGCCGATGTGGTGGTGGTGCCG
This DNA window, taken from Gemmatimonadaceae bacterium, encodes the following:
- a CDS encoding MBL fold metallo-hydrolase yields the protein MSSRRTFLKLTAGCAAHVFLNAACAPRRSRLAWTAPQDPVVTTTPFARLEAIGADAWALISTPLGGDRTTFANGGIIAGRSGVVVVEGFYKTAGAEWLAQQARALTGRWPTHVVLTHYHVDHASGVAGFADGGAMPRVHATAPTRAQALGGGPVAPAKDAALEHALADVVVVPTSGATRIDLGNRVLTLEPFTGHTSSDLAVHDDDAALHWSGDLVWYRMFPNFVDATPTKLAASVRALASRLDAKGALMVPGHGARITADGMRTYVGLLESLEGAARAGHAAGKPAADVAAAYTVPAALGEWMASKPSVERAMTAWYRELGAR